A genomic region of Arachis hypogaea cultivar Tifrunner chromosome 5, arahy.Tifrunner.gnm2.J5K5, whole genome shotgun sequence contains the following coding sequences:
- the LOC112803937 gene encoding uncharacterized protein — protein MRKQEEEIEEYSLVCPSFSTYSSHKLAHIADQVTREHYSPPQNDTDLQNDDTDFEFIAFRKAAEGVFFDRFNGPVFPVFNQDLAGTPPECGGGANGDEDGEGDRNSGAEDIRFSMEELLIGEEAENRRSSRDPPSSSSSSEVDDDLDGIPPGTYCVWTPNPVQASPSRCKKSNSTGSSSSSPSPAKRWKILDFLRRSKSDGKNTLVFLTPSASPSFSSSGFGSSKKEQKEKKEKKKKVEKKGANVKSKEECSGGSGGGGFAGKRSPAAVSAHEALYVRNREMRRVDKRRSYLPYRQDLVGFCATLNGMGRTFPPF, from the coding sequence ATGCGGAAACAAGAAGAAGAGATCGAGGAGTACTCTCTTGTGTGCCCAAGCTTCAGCACTTACTCTTCTCACAAACTCGCACACATCGCTGATCAAGTTACACGAGAGCACTACTCTCCTCCTCAAAACGACACCGATCTCCAAAACGACGACACCGATTTCGAGTTCATAGCGTTTCGAAAGGCCGCTGAAGGCGTTTTCTTTGATCGCTTCAACGGTCCTGTTTTCCCAGTCTTCAACCAAGATCTCGCTGGAACTCCGCCGGAATGCGGCGGAGGAGCTAACGGCGATGAAGACGGCGAAGGTGATAGGAATTCTGGCGCGGAGGATATTCGATTTTCGATGGAGGAGTTGTTGATAGGCGAAGAGGCGGAGAATCGCCGGAGCAGCCGCGATCCTCCGTCGTCGTCGTCTTCGTCGGAGGTGGACGACGATCTGGACGGAATTCCACCGGGAACGTACTGCGTGTGGACTCCGAATCCGGTACAGGCATCGCCGAGCAGATGCAAGAAGAGCAATTCGACAGGATCGTCTTCGTCGTCGCCGTCGCCGGCGAAGAGGTGGAAGATTCTAGATTTTCTCCGGCGGAGCAAAAGCGACGGAAAGAACACCTTGGTTTTCTTGACGCCGTCGGCATCGCCGTCATTCTCTTCGTCAGGGTTTGGTTCGTCCAAGAAGGAgcaaaaggagaagaaagaaaagaagaagaaagtagagaAGAAAGGAGCCAATGTGAAATCGAAAGAGGAGTGCAGCGGTGGAAGCGGCGGCGGCGGATTCGCCGGAAAAAGGTCGCCGGCGGCAGTGTCGGCACATGAGGCGTTGTATGTGAGGAACAGAGAGATGAGGAGAGTGGATAAGAGGAGGTCATATTTGCCGTACAGGCAAGACTTGGTTGGGTTCTGTGCTACTCTCAACGGCATGGGAAGGACCTTCCCTCCATTTTGA